One stretch of Pomacea canaliculata isolate SZHN2017 linkage group LG11, ASM307304v1, whole genome shotgun sequence DNA includes these proteins:
- the LOC112575806 gene encoding uncharacterized protein LOC112575806: MTVRATTTCSSGIIYVSTRSPRPTGSFWDAKDLVVDATSNAAHASVSGISPYVYAKFTEVTPGASSCYAVIEAYDGLTTPVYQPTLPTFYYPNPNPCQALGRTEDRFAYPFNTRMFIQCDLQDRMYLTICPPEVPTFDPNCKFCVGPSVPSLASCTPGTNDLCGLSSNPCTKYNLLNNNYFFACPRDSREYLQCDPWGNPHLQFCPLSAVWQQDQLSCVMPSVSGHCVGSSLYEPDPTDPHSYYLCYNHQAYHLTCYPPTYIWNQMLNSCQTTIIFTTPTSTPTTYTIGSHIPIGSVRYGYPCTRENIAADRLYFPYAQDETKYIQCDLWGDAFLMTCQPGFHFLAESSTCV, from the exons ATGACAGTCAGA GCCACCACCACCTGCAGCAGCGGAATAATCTACGTCTCCACTCGCAGCCCGAGGCCCACCGGAAGTTTCTGGGATGCGAAGGACCTGGTTGTGGACGCTACTTCCAACGCAGCTCATGCGTCGGTCTCTGGCATCTCGCCATACGTTTATGCAAAATTCACTGAGGTCACTCCTGGGGCTTCAAGCTGCTACGCCGTGATCGAAGCGTACGACGGATTAACAA CACCAGTGTACCAGCCTACATTAC CGACATTTTACTATCCGAATCCGAATCCTTGCCAAGCGCTGGGTAGAACAGAAGACCGGTTTGCCTATCCATTTAACACCCGCATGTTCATACAATGCGATCTGCAGGACAGGATGTACCTGACCATATGCCCACCTG AAGTGCCTACCTTCGACCCAAACTGCAAATTCTGCGTTGGACCGAGCGTACCTTCCCTAGCCAGCTGCACTCCAGGGACCAATGACTTATGTGGTCTCTCATCTAACCCCTGCACCAAGTACAACCTGCTCAACAACAACTACTTCTTTGCGTGCCCCAGAGACAGCAGAGAGTACCTGCAGTGCGACCCTTGGGGCAATCCCCACTTGCAGTTTTGTCCGTTGTCAGCG GTGTGGCAACAGGACCAGCTGAGCTGCGTGATGCCATCGGTGTCTGGCCACTGTGTCGGCAGCTCCCTGTATGAACCCGACCCCACTGATCCCCACAGTTATTATTTGTGCTACAACCATCAGGCTTACCATTTGACGTGCTATCCTCCCACATACATATGGAACCAGATGTTGAACAGCTGCCAGACTACGATCATCTTCACCACCCCTACCTCTACCCCCACCACCTACACTATCGGCAGCCATATCCCCATTGGCTCCGTTAGGTATGGGTACCCGTGTACCCGTGAAAACATCGCGGCAGACAGGCTGTACTTCCCGTACGCCCAAGACGAGACCAAATACATCCAGTGCGACCTATGGGGGGATGCTTTCCTCATGACCTGCCAGCCGGGCTTCCACTTCCTTGCCGAGTCCAGCACTTGTGTCTAA
- the LOC112575805 gene encoding uncharacterized protein LOC112575805 isoform X1 encodes MEVRKRLVMLATALISLATVAVTQLNVHADNPVVQPGASGLEVVDAVVDLIYHSCIFPEDYLFLRRLAYLETEDGKAPSTYMMNTYYNGIWRTNKDMFFNTQQQSSPALLAAHRKIEAAFGINWQSVRWEDLQKPLYSALAAMLTITYRGLQIPSAPNDQASFWLSNFPSGGSSTITWENTCSGTEQADVVFVIDSATSSENFRYMQDYLQRVVYGLPVDNGNVRVALYQIGGSSIPHRDFSLGTNLIKSSIMDTISWTSQTYSLTLLAPDIGSQLQHIIEEAFASSSQRPNAAKIIVLVTDKHQNNLIGMQTARDMATAEGVSVFTVGVGDEALMTSLAHVATQPECDHQIRVDQFVSLSSIAQQTQFKICREPMIALGGVRCRLDQCRNIAFPMTSPQMTVRAATNCSSGIIYVSTRSPRPTGSFWDAEDLVVDATSNAAHASVSGSSPYVYATFTEVILGASSCYAVIEAYDGLTTPSHPQTIPTIYYPDPNPCQALGRTEDRFAYPFNTRMFIQCDLQDRMYLTICPPEVPTFDPNCKFCVGPSVPSLARCTQGTNDLCGLSSNPCTKYNLLNNNYFFACPRDSSEYLQCDPWGNPHVQSCPSSAVWQQDQLSCVFPQESGLCVGSSQYVPDPADPHSYYLCYSHQAYHLTCYPPTYIWNQMSNSCQTFTTTTTTATTTTRINGVDRTLCTPENIAADRLYFPYAEDETKYIQCDLWGDAFLKSCQPGFRFLPESSTCV; translated from the exons ATGGAGGTTCGAAAACGACTTGTCATGCTGGCTACAGCCTTGATCAGTCTTGCAACCGTAGCGGTGACCCAACTCAACGTGCATGCAGACAATCCA gtAGTGCAGCCGGGAGCCTCAGGATTAGAAGTGGTTGACGCTGTTGTGGATCTCATTTACCACTCCTGTATCTTCCCAGAAGATTACTTGTTTCTCCGACGGCTTGCCTATCTGGAAACAGAGGATGGAAAGGCGCCTAGCACTTACATGATGAACACGTATTACAATGGCATATGGAGG ACGAATAAAGATATGTTCTTCAACACCCAACAACAAAGCTCACCAGCCTTACTGGCAGCCCACAGGAAGATTGAAGCAGCTTTCGGAATCAACTGGCAGAGTGTGAGGTGGGAGGACCTTCAGAAGCCGCTCTACTCCGCTCTTGCTGCCATGCTGACCATCACCTACAGG GGTCTTCAAATACCATCAGCCCCCAATGATCAAGCATCTTTTTGGCTGAGTAACTTTCCATCAGGCGGATCATCAACTATCACATGGGAAAACA CTTGCAGCGGGACAGAGCAAGCCGACGTCGTCTTTGTCATCGACAGCGCCACCTCCAGCGAGAACTTTAGATATATGCAGGACTACCTCCAGCGTGTTGTATACGGGCTTCCCGTGGACAACGGTAACGTCCGGGTAGCTCTGTATCAAATTGGAGGCTCTTCCATTCCTCACAGGGATTTCAGCTTGGGAACGAATCTTATAAAAAGCAGT ATTATGGATACCATTTCTTGGACTTCTCAAACATATTCACTGACCTTGTTAGCACCTGACATAGGTAGCCAGCTTCAGCACATTATAGAAGAGGCCtttgcatcatcatcacagcGTCCGAACGCTGCCAAGATCATTGTCTTGGTCacagacaaacatcaaaacaacttGATTGGCATGCAG ACAGCAAGGGATATGGCAACAGCTGAAGGAGTGTCTGTGTTTACTGTGGGGGTCGGCGATGAGGCACTTATGACCTCTCTTGCCCATGTGGCAACTCAGCCTGAGTGCGACCATCAGATACGGGTCGACCAATTTGTCTCCTTGAGCAGCATTGCTCAACAGACACAGTTCAAAATATGCAGAG AACCCATGATTGCCCTTGGAGGGGTCCGCTGTCGTCTGGACCAGTGTCGCAACATAGCTTTCCCCATGACCTCACCACAAATGACAGTCAGA GCCGCCACCAACTGCAGCAGCGGAATAATCTACGTCTCCACTCGTAGCCCGAGGCCCACCGGAAGTTTCTGGGATGCGGAGGACCTGGTTGTGGACGCTACTTCCAACGCAGCTCATGCGTCGGTCTCTGGCAGCTCGCCATACGTTTATGCAACATTCACTGAGGTCATTCTTGGGGCTTCAAGCTGCTACGCCGTGATCGAAGCGTACGACGGATTAACAA CACCATCGCACCCGCAAACAATAC CGACAATTTACTATCCGGATCCGAATCCTTGCCAAGCGCTGGGTAGAACAGAAGACCGGTTTGCCTATCCATTTAACACCCGCATGTTCATACAATGCGATCTGCAGGACAGGATGTACCTGACCATATGCCCGCCTG AAGTGCCTACCTTCGACCCAAACTGCAAATTCTGCGTTGGACCGAGCGTACCTTCCCTAGCCAGGTGCACTCAAGGGACCAATGACTTATGTGGTCTCTCTTCTAACCCCTGCACCAAGTACAACCTGCTCAACAACAACTACTTCTTTGCGTGTCCCAGAGACAGCAGCGAGTACCTGCAGTGCGACCCTTGGGGCAATCCCCACGTGCAGTCTTGTCCGTCGTCAGCG GTGTGGCAACAGGACCAGCTGAGCTGCGTTTTTCCACAGGAGTCTGGCCTCTGTGTCGGCAGCTCCCAGTATGTACCCGACCCCGCTGATCCCCACAGTTATTATCTGTGCTACAGCCATCAGGCTTACCATTTGACGTGCTATCCTCCCACATACATATGGAACCAGATGTCGAACAGCTGCCAGActtttaccaccaccaccaccactgccaccactaccacccgCATCAACGGGGTCGACCGTACCCTTTGTACCCCTGAAAACATCGCGGCAGACAGGCTGTACTTCCCGTACGCCGAAGACGAGACCAAGTACATCCAGTGCGACCTATGGGGGGATGCTTTCCTCAAGTCCTGCCAGCCAGGCTTCCGCTTCCTTCCCGAGTCCAGCACTTGTGTCTAA
- the LOC112575805 gene encoding uncharacterized protein LOC112575805 isoform X2: MEVRNRLILLATALISLATVAVTQLNVHADSPVVQAGASGSDVVDAVVDLIDHSCIFPDDYLFLRRLAYLETEDGKAPNTYMMNTYYNGIWRTNKDMFMETQQQSSPALLEAHRKIEAAFGINWQSVRWEDLQKPLYSALAAKLYITYRGLQIPSSPNDQISFWLSNFPSGGLSTIGWENTCSGTEQADVVFVIDSATSSENFRYMQDYLQRVVYGLPVDNGNVRVALYQIGGSSIPHRDFSLGTNLIKSSIMDTISWTSQIYSLTSSAPDIGSQLQPVLGEAFASSAQRPNAAKILVLVTDKHQSNLISMQTARDMATAEGVSVFTVGVGDEALMTSLAHVATQPECDHQIRVDQFVSLSSIAQQTQFKICREPMIALGGVRCRLDQCRNIAFPMTSPQMTVRAATNCSSGIIYVSTRSPRPTGSFWDAEDLVVDATSNAAHASVSGSSPYVYATFTEVILGASSCYAVIEAYDGLTTPSHPQTIPTIYYPDPNPCQALGRTEDRFAYPFNTRMFIQCDLQDRMYLTICPPEVPTFDPNCKFCVGPSVPSLARCTQGTNDLCGLSSNPCTKYNLLNNNYFFACPRDSSEYLQCDPWGNPHVQSCPSSAVWQQDQLSCVFPQESGLCVGSSQYVPDPADPHSYYLCYSHQAYHLTCYPPTYIWNQMSNSCQTFTTTTTTATTTTRINGVDRTLCTPENIAADRLYFPYAEDETKYIQCDLWGDAFLKSCQPGFRFLPESSTCV; encoded by the exons ATGGAGGTTCGAAATCGACTAATCCTGCTGGCTACAGCCTTGATAAGTCTTGCAACCGTAGCGGTGACCCAACTCAACGTGCATGCAGACAGTCCA gtaGTGCAGGCGGGAGCCTCAGGATCAGACGTGGTTGACGCTGTTGTGGATCTCATTGACCACTCCTGTATCTTCCCAGATGATTACTTGTTTCTCCGACGGCTTGCCTATCTGGAAACAGAGGATGGAAAGGCGCCTAACACTTACATGATGAACACGTATTACAATGGCATATGGAGG ACGAATAAAGATATGTTCATGGAAACCCAACAACAAAGCTCACCAGCCTTACTGGAAGCCCACAGGAAGATTGAAGCAGCTTTCGGAATCAACTGGCAGAGTGTGAGGTGGGAGGACCTTCAGAAGCCGCTCTACTCCGCTCTTGCTGCCAAGCTGTACATCACCTACAGG GGTCTTCAAATACCATCATCCCCCAACGATCAAATATCTTTTTGGCTGAGTAACTTTCCATCAGGCGGATTATCAACCATCGGATGGGAAAACA CTTGCAGCGGGACAGAGCAAGCCGACGTCGTCTTTGTCATCGACAGCGCCACTTCCAGCGAGAACTTTAGATATATGCAGGACTACCTCCAGCGTGTTGTATACGGGCTTCCCGTGGACAACGGTAACGTCCGGGTAGCTCTGTATCAAATTGGAGGCTCTTCCATTCCTCACAGGGATTTCAGCTTGGGAACGAATCTTATAAAAAGCAGT ATTATGGATACCATTTCTTGGACTTCTCAGATATATTCACTGACCTCGTCAGCACCTGACATAGGTAGCCAGCTCCAGCCCGTTCTAGGCGAGGCCTTTGCATCATCAGCACAGCGTCCGAACGCTGCCAAGATCCTTGTCTTGGTCACTGACAAACATCAATCCAACTTGATTAGCATGCAG ACAGCAAGGGATATGGCAACAGCTGAAGGAGTGTCTGTGTTTACTGTGGGGGTCGGCGATGAGGCACTTATGACCTCTCTTGCCCATGTGGCAACTCAGCCTGAGTGCGACCATCAGATACGGGTCGACCAATTTGTCTCCTTGAGCAGCATTGCTCAACAGACACAGTTCAAAATATGCAGAG AACCCATGATTGCCCTTGGAGGGGTCCGCTGTCGTCTGGACCAGTGTCGCAACATAGCTTTCCCCATGACCTCACCACAAATGACAGTCAGA GCCGCCACCAACTGCAGCAGCGGAATAATCTACGTCTCCACTCGTAGCCCGAGGCCCACCGGAAGTTTCTGGGATGCGGAGGACCTGGTTGTGGACGCTACTTCCAACGCAGCTCATGCGTCGGTCTCTGGCAGCTCGCCATACGTTTATGCAACATTCACTGAGGTCATTCTTGGGGCTTCAAGCTGCTACGCCGTGATCGAAGCGTACGACGGATTAACAA CACCATCGCACCCGCAAACAATAC CGACAATTTACTATCCGGATCCGAATCCTTGCCAAGCGCTGGGTAGAACAGAAGACCGGTTTGCCTATCCATTTAACACCCGCATGTTCATACAATGCGATCTGCAGGACAGGATGTACCTGACCATATGCCCGCCTG AAGTGCCTACCTTCGACCCAAACTGCAAATTCTGCGTTGGACCGAGCGTACCTTCCCTAGCCAGGTGCACTCAAGGGACCAATGACTTATGTGGTCTCTCTTCTAACCCCTGCACCAAGTACAACCTGCTCAACAACAACTACTTCTTTGCGTGTCCCAGAGACAGCAGCGAGTACCTGCAGTGCGACCCTTGGGGCAATCCCCACGTGCAGTCTTGTCCGTCGTCAGCG GTGTGGCAACAGGACCAGCTGAGCTGCGTTTTTCCACAGGAGTCTGGCCTCTGTGTCGGCAGCTCCCAGTATGTACCCGACCCCGCTGATCCCCACAGTTATTATCTGTGCTACAGCCATCAGGCTTACCATTTGACGTGCTATCCTCCCACATACATATGGAACCAGATGTCGAACAGCTGCCAGActtttaccaccaccaccaccactgccaccactaccacccgCATCAACGGGGTCGACCGTACCCTTTGTACCCCTGAAAACATCGCGGCAGACAGGCTGTACTTCCCGTACGCCGAAGACGAGACCAAGTACATCCAGTGCGACCTATGGGGGGATGCTTTCCTCAAGTCCTGCCAGCCAGGCTTCCGCTTCCTTCCCGAGTCCAGCACTTGTGTCTAA